The following are from one region of the Moritella sp. 24 genome:
- a CDS encoding RNA polymerase factor sigma-54: protein MKPSLQLRMSQSLAMTPQLQQAIRLLQLSTLELQQEIQEALDSNPLLEQEDPNTSPSNESDNDDSLNADSTDSITDTSQIEVSDALNSDSMPDELPNDSNWDDVYTPQTQTHSGGSAGIDGLDQVYQGETSEGLYEHLMWQMELTPFSDTDRAIAVAIIDGIDNYGYLSQTCDDILTSVNIGHQETNDSDEEQIELDEVEAVLKRIQHFDPIGVAARSLQECLLIQLQHLPKNTPWLTECQQVIQSHMDLLGNRDYRQLSRKTKLKEPQLKEIMQLIQSLEPRPGNAIDQSEGLYVIPDVLVKKKNNQWIVELNPDIVPRLKVNNEYSSLSTGNRNSSDGQFIRTHVQEAKWFIKSLESRNETLLKVTKCIVQRQMDFFEYGDEAMKPMVLNDIAEEVEMHESTISRVTTQKFMHTPRGIFELKFFFSSHVSTDNGGECSSTAIRALIKKLVAAENAIKPLSDSKIADLLADQGIKVARRTIAKYREALSIPPSNQRKSLL from the coding sequence ATGAAGCCATCATTACAACTTCGTATGAGTCAATCTCTGGCAATGACGCCACAGCTACAACAAGCGATTCGATTATTACAATTATCGACCTTGGAGTTACAGCAAGAGATTCAAGAAGCGTTAGACAGCAACCCGCTGCTAGAACAAGAAGATCCCAACACATCTCCGTCAAATGAGAGTGATAACGATGATTCACTTAACGCTGATAGTACTGACTCAATTACTGATACCAGCCAAATAGAAGTGAGCGATGCGCTTAATAGCGACTCAATGCCCGATGAGCTACCTAACGACAGCAACTGGGATGATGTTTATACCCCACAAACGCAAACTCACAGCGGTGGTAGCGCAGGTATTGATGGTTTAGACCAAGTTTACCAAGGTGAAACCAGCGAAGGCTTATACGAACATCTCATGTGGCAAATGGAATTAACCCCCTTCTCCGATACTGACCGTGCAATTGCAGTCGCGATTATTGATGGCATCGATAATTATGGCTACCTTAGCCAAACTTGTGACGATATTCTAACGAGTGTCAATATAGGTCATCAAGAAACCAATGACAGTGACGAAGAGCAGATCGAATTAGATGAAGTTGAAGCGGTATTAAAACGTATCCAACATTTTGATCCCATCGGTGTTGCTGCACGTTCATTACAAGAATGTTTATTAATCCAACTTCAACACTTACCCAAAAACACGCCTTGGTTAACCGAATGTCAGCAAGTAATCCAATCTCATATGGATTTATTAGGTAATCGAGACTATCGTCAATTAAGCCGTAAAACAAAATTAAAAGAGCCTCAACTCAAAGAGATCATGCAATTAATCCAGAGCCTAGAACCAAGGCCTGGAAATGCCATAGATCAAAGTGAAGGACTCTATGTTATCCCTGATGTTCTGGTAAAGAAAAAAAATAATCAGTGGATAGTCGAGTTAAATCCTGACATTGTGCCAAGATTAAAAGTGAACAATGAATATTCAAGCCTATCGACGGGTAACCGTAATAGTAGCGATGGACAATTTATTCGTACGCATGTTCAAGAAGCAAAATGGTTTATTAAAAGTTTAGAAAGTCGTAATGAAACGTTACTAAAAGTAACAAAATGCATTGTTCAACGCCAAATGGATTTCTTTGAATATGGTGATGAAGCCATGAAACCTATGGTGTTGAATGATATTGCAGAAGAAGTGGAAATGCACGAATCAACAATTTCTCGTGTCACAACGCAGAAGTTTATGCATACACCACGTGGTATTTTTGAATTGAAGTTTTTCTTTTCAAGCCATGTAAGTACAGATAACGGTGGTGAGTGCTCATCTACCGCTATCCGCGCATTAATTAAGAAATTGGTTGCGGCAGAAAATGCCATAAAACCATTAAGTGACAGCAAGATTGCTGATTTACTTGCTGATCAAGGTATCAAAGTGGCTCGACGCACTATTGCGAAGTATCGAGAAGCGCTCAGCATACCGCCATCTAATCAGCGTAAGAGCCTGCTATAA
- the hpf gene encoding ribosome hibernation promoting factor gives MQINLTGRHVDITDSLKDYVDSKFSKLERHFDHINNIHVILNVEKLLQIAEAKIHLNGGEIFAVHEHNDMYAAIDGLMDKLDRQVIKHKEKLIRH, from the coding sequence ATGCAAATTAATTTAACAGGTAGACATGTAGACATTACAGATTCACTGAAAGATTACGTTGATAGCAAGTTTTCCAAATTAGAACGACATTTCGATCACATTAACAATATCCATGTGATTTTAAATGTCGAAAAACTACTCCAAATTGCAGAAGCCAAAATACATCTAAATGGGGGTGAAATCTTTGCCGTACATGAGCATAATGACATGTATGCCGCAATTGATGGCTTAATGGATAAGCTTGATCGCCAAGTGATTAAGCACAAAGAAAAATTAATCCGTCATTAA
- the rapZ gene encoding RNase adapter RapZ, with protein sequence MKLIIVSGQSGSGKSIALRVLEDLGYYCVDNLPVKLLPQLLQTLNAKTEKVAVSIDVRNLPTDKKELNDIIEELKASTELTSLFLDTNKSVLIKRYSETRRLHPLTKGEFSLSQAIEIEEKRLRPIALHADLKIDTTELNIHELSEQIKERILGKKNNQLVLVFQSFGFKHGLPMDADYVFDVRFLPNPHWIPELKPYTGLDEPVIKYLSQQSEVMSFTLQIENLLTTWLPLLEKNNRSYVTVAIGCTGGQHRSVFIAEQLAKSFKLQDRVVQTRHQTLEKNKHKNN encoded by the coding sequence ATGAAATTAATAATAGTCAGTGGCCAATCAGGTTCCGGTAAATCAATCGCATTACGGGTACTTGAAGATCTAGGCTACTACTGCGTAGATAACCTGCCTGTTAAATTATTACCACAACTATTACAAACCTTAAACGCCAAAACAGAAAAAGTCGCGGTGAGTATTGATGTGCGTAATCTACCGACTGATAAGAAAGAGTTAAATGACATTATTGAGGAGCTAAAAGCGAGCACCGAGCTAACAAGCTTATTCCTTGATACTAATAAATCAGTTCTAATCAAACGCTACAGTGAAACAAGACGACTTCACCCATTAACCAAAGGTGAATTTTCATTATCTCAAGCGATTGAAATAGAAGAAAAACGCTTACGTCCAATCGCCTTACACGCAGATTTAAAAATCGATACGACTGAACTCAATATTCATGAGTTAAGTGAACAAATAAAAGAGCGTATTTTAGGTAAGAAAAATAATCAGCTTGTCTTAGTATTTCAATCTTTTGGTTTTAAACACGGTTTACCAATGGATGCAGATTATGTATTCGACGTACGATTTTTACCAAACCCGCATTGGATCCCAGAGCTAAAACCTTATACAGGGCTTGATGAACCAGTAATCAAATACCTCAGTCAGCAATCTGAAGTCATGAGTTTTACACTACAAATTGAAAACTTATTAACGACTTGGTTACCGCTACTTGAAAAGAACAATCGTAGCTATGTAACTGTTGCCATTGGTTGCACTGGTGGTCAGCATCGCTCTGTATTTATTGCCGAGCAGCTAGCAAAAAGCTTTAAATTGCAAGATCGAGTGGTACAAACACGCCACCAAACATTAGAAAAGAATAAACATAAGAACAACTAA
- the mgtE gene encoding magnesium transporter, with protein sequence MPEKMEHESTHLRLSEVNEALDSGMFVHVKRMLYQTPPCDIALLLESSPPAGRKVLWRLTDPELQGEILDELNEDAKTSILKLMDTESLVAATEGLDTDDLANVLRSLPDSIYQEVITQMDTQDRHRLETAMAYPEDTAGSIMDTDTITLRPDVTVDVILRYIRLRGELPEATDTLYVVDKDDRLIGDVPLAMLLTTDPNSVISTIMDREAETLPATLDTSEVAKLFERHDWISAPVLDDSGKLLGRITIDDVVDIIRENAEHDMMGMAGMDDDEDTFAPVIQSTKRRTLWLGVNLIAALTAASVSNMFEATLEQLATLAILMTIVPSMGGIAGNQTLALVIRGMAVGHISDENSRWLIGKEAMVGALNGAIWAISIAIIVSLWKGDPSLGLIIGGAMFINMAMGGLAGVVIPLVMKKYNIDPALAGGMALTTVTDVVGLFAFLGMATLVYGS encoded by the coding sequence ATGCCAGAAAAGATGGAGCATGAAAGCACACACCTACGCTTAAGCGAAGTGAACGAAGCACTTGATAGTGGTATGTTTGTTCACGTAAAGCGGATGCTCTACCAAACGCCCCCTTGTGATATTGCCCTATTATTGGAATCATCGCCACCAGCGGGACGTAAAGTGCTGTGGCGATTAACAGACCCTGAATTACAGGGTGAAATCCTCGACGAACTCAATGAAGATGCAAAAACCAGTATTCTAAAACTAATGGATACTGAGTCTTTAGTGGCTGCGACAGAAGGCTTAGACACCGATGATTTAGCCAATGTATTACGTAGCCTACCAGACAGCATCTACCAAGAAGTTATCACCCAAATGGATACCCAAGATCGTCACCGCTTAGAAACCGCGATGGCGTATCCAGAAGACACTGCTGGCAGTATCATGGATACTGATACTATTACCTTAAGACCAGATGTAACTGTTGATGTTATCTTACGCTACATTCGCTTACGCGGAGAACTACCTGAAGCGACAGATACCTTATATGTGGTTGATAAAGATGACCGCTTAATTGGTGATGTTCCTTTAGCTATGTTGTTAACAACAGACCCGAACAGTGTTATTAGTACCATAATGGATCGCGAAGCAGAGACCTTACCTGCCACGCTTGATACCTCGGAAGTAGCTAAACTGTTTGAACGTCATGATTGGATCTCAGCACCTGTTCTAGATGATTCGGGTAAATTACTCGGTCGTATTACGATTGATGACGTGGTTGATATTATCCGTGAAAATGCCGAGCATGACATGATGGGTATGGCGGGTATGGATGACGACGAAGATACCTTCGCTCCCGTGATACAAAGTACCAAACGTCGAACGCTATGGCTTGGAGTTAATTTAATTGCAGCCCTCACAGCAGCTTCTGTATCTAATATGTTTGAAGCAACATTAGAACAATTAGCGACCCTCGCTATTTTAATGACGATTGTACCAAGCATGGGTGGTATTGCCGGTAATCAAACCCTCGCACTCGTTATTCGTGGTATGGCGGTTGGTCATATTAGTGACGAAAATAGCCGTTGGTTAATTGGTAAAGAAGCCATGGTAGGTGCACTAAACGGCGCTATCTGGGCAATATCTATCGCTATCATCGTATCGTTATGGAAAGGTGACCCGTCACTTGGTTTGATCATTGGTGGCGCCATGTTTATCAATATGGCAATGGGTGGACTTGCAGGGGTTGTCATTCCTCTGGTCATGAAGAAATACAATATCGACCCCGCCTTAGCAGGTGGTATGGCACTGACAACAGTAACAGATGTAGTTGGCCTCTTTGCTTTCTTAGGTATGGCCACTCTGGTTTACGGATCGTAG
- the pmbA gene encoding metalloprotease PmbA: protein MNLKQQITLEQNKLELAVTQALEIAKKAGASAAEVAISRQTGLSVSTRMGEVENVEFNHDGALGICVYRGQRKGNASTSDLSEAAIQSTVAAALDIALHTAEDEFAGLADRELMAFEPEDLDLCHPVEIEPEYAIEQACLTERLALAQDPRIVNSEGAFTSHSSIKVYGNSHGLVNGYASTRHSMSSVLIAEQDGAMERDYGYSMARDASKLWTPEQIATEAVNRTVDRLGARKIDTCNVPVIFHHDVASSLMGQLVMGISGGSLYRKSSFLLDKLGEQIFPEWLNIQERPHIMGGLASSMYDAEGVRTKDLNVVEQGILNSYLLTSYSGRKLGMQTTGHAGGIHNWNVTGKGETLGQLCRQMGTGLLVTELMGQGVNIVTGDYSRGASGFWVENGELQYPVHEITIAGNLTDMFKNIVAVGKDVDVRSSILMGSTLLESMQIAGN, encoded by the coding sequence ATGAACTTAAAACAGCAAATTACTTTAGAACAAAATAAATTGGAATTAGCCGTTACTCAAGCACTCGAGATCGCCAAAAAAGCGGGCGCGAGTGCTGCTGAAGTAGCTATTTCACGACAAACTGGCTTGTCTGTGAGTACACGCATGGGCGAAGTTGAAAATGTTGAATTTAATCACGATGGCGCGTTAGGTATCTGCGTATACCGCGGTCAACGTAAAGGTAATGCATCAACATCCGATTTAAGTGAAGCGGCAATTCAAAGTACCGTTGCAGCAGCGTTAGATATTGCATTGCATACAGCGGAAGATGAGTTTGCTGGTCTTGCTGATCGTGAACTGATGGCGTTTGAACCTGAAGATTTAGATTTATGCCACCCGGTTGAAATTGAACCTGAATATGCGATTGAACAAGCGTGTCTGACTGAGCGTTTAGCATTGGCTCAAGACCCACGTATTGTGAACAGTGAAGGTGCGTTTACCAGCCATAGTAGCATTAAAGTTTATGGTAATAGTCATGGCTTAGTGAATGGTTACGCAAGTACACGTCATAGCATGAGCTCTGTATTGATTGCAGAACAAGATGGTGCAATGGAGCGTGACTACGGTTACTCAATGGCTCGTGACGCAAGTAAATTGTGGACACCTGAACAGATTGCAACTGAAGCCGTTAATCGTACTGTAGACCGTTTGGGTGCGCGTAAGATTGATACATGTAATGTGCCTGTGATTTTCCATCATGATGTTGCAAGTAGCTTGATGGGTCAACTTGTTATGGGCATCAGTGGTGGTAGCTTATACCGTAAATCATCATTTTTGCTCGATAAGTTGGGTGAGCAGATTTTCCCTGAGTGGTTAAACATTCAAGAACGTCCGCATATCATGGGTGGTTTAGCATCATCTATGTATGACGCTGAAGGTGTGCGTACTAAAGATCTGAATGTGGTTGAACAAGGTATCTTGAACAGCTACTTATTAACCAGTTACAGCGGCCGTAAATTGGGCATGCAAACGACAGGTCATGCTGGTGGTATCCACAACTGGAATGTAACAGGCAAAGGCGAAACATTAGGTCAGCTTTGTCGTCAGATGGGCACTGGCTTGTTAGTGACTGAGTTGATGGGACAGGGCGTTAATATTGTGACGGGCGATTACAGCCGTGGCGCGTCAGGTTTCTGGGTTGAAAACGGTGAGTTACAATATCCTGTACACGAGATCACGATCGCGGGTAACTTAACAGATATGTTTAAAAATATTGTTGCTGTCGGTAAGGATGTGGATGTTCGCAGCAGTATCTTAATGGGTTCTACATTATTAGAATCTATGCAGATTGCGGGTAACTAA
- the yjgA gene encoding ribosome biogenesis factor YjgA — MSVRERNITSEKSYRRAEDDDLYQSRAENKIEIAKTLKLAGAIALLSKAEIAKMGFSEEMLAAIVTARKIVVRTDAYSRHLSYMCKIMRSDGLEPIQAAYDKITNKYNQATVELAKLEIVRDELIAGGDAAITVLMETYPNADRQKLRQLIRQVNKEIKAEKPLKAAKPSKEIFKHLRDIAGL; from the coding sequence ATGAGCGTAAGAGAACGAAATATTACCAGCGAAAAGTCGTACCGACGCGCTGAAGACGACGATCTATATCAAAGTCGTGCAGAAAACAAAATTGAAATTGCCAAGACGCTTAAACTCGCTGGCGCTATCGCTTTACTCAGTAAAGCTGAAATTGCCAAGATGGGTTTTTCAGAAGAGATGCTTGCAGCAATCGTCACAGCAAGAAAAATTGTTGTACGTACTGATGCTTACAGCAGACATCTATCGTATATGTGCAAAATCATGCGTAGCGACGGTCTTGAGCCAATTCAAGCGGCATACGACAAGATCACCAATAAATATAACCAAGCAACGGTTGAATTAGCGAAACTAGAAATAGTACGTGATGAACTGATTGCCGGTGGTGACGCTGCGATCACAGTATTAATGGAAACATATCCAAATGCTGACCGCCAAAAACTTCGCCAACTAATTCGCCAAGTGAATAAAGAAATTAAAGCTGAAAAGCCGCTTAAAGCTGCAAAACCAAGCAAAGAGATCTTTAAACACCTACGTGACATCGCTGGTCTGTAA
- the tldD gene encoding metalloprotease TldD, translating into MRFEQVENSILLPADLNLDKLQNTLSLLMGNQLDYGDLYFQACKHESWGLEDGIVKEGSFNIEKGVGVRAVSGEKTGFAYSDEISLNALTQSAKAARGIAASGGEGKVKAWSKPQGSEIYQPLDPLASMERQRKIDLLHEIDVYARSLDSNVTQVSVSLSAVYEEILVAATDGTLATDVRPLVRMNCSVLIEKNGKRERGGAGGGGRYGFDYFLEDVDGTQRAFSYAKDAVRQALVNIDAIEAPAGAMPVVLGAGWPGVLLHEAVGHGLEGDFNRKGTSAYAGKIGEQVASSLCTIVDNGTLENRRGSLNIDDEGTVTQNTMLIENGILKGYMQDKLNARLMGVESTGNGRRESFAHLPMPRMTNTYMLPGEHTPEEIISTVEKGIYAPNFGGGQVDITSGKFVFSASEAYLIENGKITTPIKGATLIGNGHEAMQHISMVGNDLALDKGVGICGKEGQSVPVGVGQPTLKLDSMTVGGTGS; encoded by the coding sequence ATGAGATTTGAACAAGTCGAAAATTCAATTTTACTGCCAGCGGATCTAAACCTAGATAAGTTGCAGAATACATTATCATTATTGATGGGTAATCAGCTTGACTATGGTGATCTTTATTTCCAAGCTTGTAAACATGAATCTTGGGGACTAGAAGACGGTATCGTTAAAGAAGGTTCGTTTAACATCGAGAAAGGTGTTGGTGTACGTGCAGTATCGGGTGAAAAAACGGGCTTTGCTTATTCTGATGAGATCAGTTTAAACGCATTAACTCAATCTGCTAAAGCTGCGCGTGGTATTGCTGCAAGTGGTGGTGAAGGTAAAGTTAAAGCCTGGAGTAAACCACAAGGTAGTGAAATCTATCAGCCGTTAGATCCATTAGCAAGCATGGAGAGACAGCGTAAAATTGACCTGTTACACGAAATTGATGTGTATGCACGTTCATTGGATTCGAATGTCACGCAAGTAAGTGTGAGCTTATCTGCGGTATACGAAGAGATACTGGTTGCTGCAACGGACGGTACTCTGGCGACAGATGTGCGTCCATTAGTACGCATGAACTGTTCAGTGTTAATTGAGAAAAATGGTAAACGTGAACGTGGCGGCGCTGGTGGCGGTGGTCGTTATGGTTTTGATTATTTCTTAGAAGATGTAGACGGAACACAGCGTGCATTTAGTTATGCTAAAGATGCGGTACGTCAGGCATTAGTAAATATCGATGCAATCGAAGCACCTGCTGGCGCAATGCCTGTGGTACTTGGTGCTGGTTGGCCGGGTGTATTATTGCATGAAGCGGTTGGTCATGGTCTTGAAGGTGACTTTAACCGTAAAGGCACGTCTGCTTACGCGGGTAAAATCGGTGAGCAAGTTGCGTCTTCATTATGCACGATTGTTGATAATGGCACGTTAGAAAATCGTCGCGGTTCATTGAATATCGATGATGAAGGTACGGTAACACAAAACACCATGCTGATTGAAAATGGTATTTTGAAAGGTTACATGCAAGATAAGCTTAACGCCCGCTTAATGGGTGTGGAATCGACAGGTAATGGTCGTCGCGAATCATTTGCTCATTTGCCGATGCCGCGTATGACAAATACATATATGTTACCAGGTGAACATACACCAGAAGAGATCATTAGCACGGTTGAGAAGGGCATTTATGCGCCTAACTTTGGTGGTGGTCAAGTTGATATTACATCGGGTAAATTTGTATTCTCAGCGTCTGAAGCATACTTAATTGAGAATGGTAAAATTACCACGCCAATTAAAGGTGCTACCTTGATTGGTAATGGTCATGAAGCAATGCAACATATCTCGATGGTAGGTAATGACCTAGCGCTAGATAAAGGTGTCGGTATTTGTGGTAAAGAAGGCCAAAGTGTTCCCGTTGGCGTTGGTCAACCGACATTGAAACTAGACAGTATGACGGTGGGTGGTACAGGTAGTTAA
- a CDS encoding carbon-nitrogen hydrolase family protein, with protein MQLVAIQMTSGADMTANLAYVAAQLVQVDTSVEPTLILLPENFALFSHSDDYLAHAEVLGKGLVQQQLAAWAKQYQCWLVAGSFPILSHIEDRIYTTSLVFDPNGELVQHYNKIHLFDAHVPTVLTSPDNQEQALLNVQTYRESDSFIPGDSIATFDVGDIKFGMAICYDLRFPELFRALSMVKVDVLLLPAAFTYATGKAHWLPLLQARAIENQCYVLAANQVGDHGKDRHTWGHSMVLDPWGSILAQQTSGSGICCAQLDKQKLVQIRTDMPILQHARFTASLKNKE; from the coding sequence ATGCAATTAGTCGCGATACAGATGACCTCAGGTGCTGATATGACCGCCAACTTAGCTTATGTGGCGGCACAATTAGTACAGGTTGATACGAGTGTTGAACCCACGTTAATATTATTACCGGAGAATTTTGCTTTATTCTCTCATAGTGATGATTATTTAGCTCACGCTGAAGTGTTAGGCAAAGGCTTAGTCCAGCAACAACTGGCAGCTTGGGCTAAGCAATATCAATGCTGGCTGGTTGCGGGTTCTTTTCCTATTCTTAGTCATATTGAAGACCGTATTTACACCACGAGTTTAGTATTTGACCCCAATGGGGAATTGGTGCAACATTACAACAAGATCCATTTGTTTGATGCTCATGTACCGACAGTGCTAACGTCACCAGACAATCAAGAACAAGCCTTATTAAACGTACAAACGTACAGAGAATCTGATAGTTTTATTCCCGGTGACAGTATCGCAACATTTGATGTTGGTGATATTAAATTCGGCATGGCGATCTGTTATGACTTACGTTTCCCTGAGTTATTTAGGGCACTTAGTATGGTGAAGGTGGATGTTTTATTATTACCCGCTGCATTTACTTATGCGACAGGCAAAGCGCACTGGCTGCCTTTACTGCAAGCGAGGGCGATAGAAAACCAATGCTATGTACTGGCGGCGAATCAAGTGGGTGACCATGGTAAAGATCGACATACTTGGGGGCACTCAATGGTGCTAGACCCTTGGGGATCAATATTGGCACAACAAACATCAGGGTCCGGTATCTGTTGCGCCCAATTAGACAAACAAAAGTTAGTACAAATACGTACTGACATGCCTATTTTACAACATGCGCGCTTTACTGCGAGCTTGAAAAATAAAGAGTAA